One genomic region from Epinephelus fuscoguttatus linkage group LG8, E.fuscoguttatus.final_Chr_v1 encodes:
- the LOC125892823 gene encoding protein S100-A11-like, which produces MESAIGVLVAQFKAHAGSDGSSDTLSRDEFHRLVKSELPSFVKNAADPTAIDQLMSSLDNNNDGELNFLEFWQLIGHLASKHGGFSQ; this is translated from the exons ATGGAGTCTGCTATTGGTGTGCTGGTGGCCCAGTTCAAGGCGCATGCTGGTAGCGATGGTTCCTCTGACACACTGAGCAGAGATGAATTCCACAGACTGGTCAAATCAGAGCTCCCCAGCTTTGTCAAG AATGCTGCCGACCCCACTGCCATTGACCAGCTCATGAGCTCATTGGACAATAACAATGATGGAGAGCTCAACTTCCTGGAGTTCTGGCAGCTGATTGGGCATCTCGCAAGCAAGCATGGGGGGTTCAGCCAATAG